From Lujinxingia litoralis, one genomic window encodes:
- a CDS encoding alpha/beta fold hydrolase translates to MKPLFNTLILHANRNYYRDQARAVGLEEHVSFYAYTGPEVELHVAVAGPEDGPVVLLLHGFPDTWMGWARQIEALATAGYRVIAPNQRGYDRSDKPRSTSDYRLEALADDVLGILEAIGVERAHIVGHDWGGALTWWLAEHRPDRLYSACVLNCPPLRVLARALWSNPNQFWRSWYMVLFQVPGLAERLLSARHFRALRGALVGEARRGAFSRDEVALYQKVWAQPGALTAMLSWYRAAGLSLREPKVALVDVPLRLIWGTKDSALHQSLIAPSLAYGARSEVRRVEGASHWVQRDKAEEVSALILEHLDAHQG, encoded by the coding sequence ATGAAGCCGCTTTTTAATACGTTGATTCTGCACGCGAATCGAAACTACTACCGTGATCAGGCCCGCGCGGTGGGGCTGGAGGAGCACGTGAGCTTCTATGCCTACACCGGTCCGGAGGTGGAGCTGCACGTGGCGGTGGCGGGCCCCGAAGATGGTCCGGTCGTGCTCTTATTGCACGGTTTTCCGGACACCTGGATGGGGTGGGCGCGTCAGATCGAAGCGTTGGCTACGGCCGGATACCGGGTGATTGCCCCGAACCAGCGCGGCTACGATCGCAGTGATAAGCCCCGGAGCACTTCGGACTATCGTCTGGAGGCGCTGGCCGATGATGTGCTGGGGATTCTGGAGGCGATCGGCGTAGAGCGAGCCCATATTGTAGGGCATGACTGGGGTGGGGCGCTGACCTGGTGGTTGGCGGAGCATCGCCCCGATCGTCTTTACTCGGCGTGCGTGCTGAATTGTCCGCCACTGAGGGTGTTGGCCCGGGCGTTGTGGTCCAATCCCAATCAGTTCTGGCGCAGCTGGTACATGGTGCTTTTTCAGGTGCCGGGGCTGGCCGAGCGTCTTCTTTCAGCCCGACATTTCAGGGCGTTGCGGGGCGCGCTGGTGGGCGAAGCGCGCCGGGGGGCCTTTTCGCGTGATGAGGTCGCGCTGTATCAGAAGGTCTGGGCGCAGCCGGGAGCATTGACGGCGATGTTGAGCTGGTATCGGGCCGCAGGGCTCTCGTTGCGGGAGCCGAAGGTAGCCCTGGTCGACGTGCCGCTGCGATTGATCTGGGGCACCAAAGACAGCGCGCTGCACCAGAGTCTGATTGCGCCCTCGCTGGCGTACGGCGCGCGCTCGGAGGTGCGGCGTGTGGAGGGCGCGAGCCACTGGGTGCAGCGAGATAAGGCTGAGGAAGTGAGTGCGCTGATCCTGGAACATCTCGACGCACATCAGGGCTGA
- a CDS encoding hydroxymethylglutaryl-CoA reductase, degradative: MLETRQQQRDSEVKHHDESERPSSRIAGFYRMSTRERVDLLVERGVIDAQDAALLRSHGGGLDAQMANQMVENAIGVLELPLGLGLNFKVNGRDYLVPMAVEEPSIIAAVSHVAKIARGAGGFEARAEGNVMIGQVQVVGCEDWEAARAAIEAHRDELVAAANALQPNMAARGGGVTGLEVRLIDEGNYQRMLVVHLFIDCCDAMGANAINSVAEGMAPRIEELSGGRVFLRILSNLADRRKVRASCRIPFSELAWKEFSGREVAEGIVLASEFAEVDPYRAATHNKGIMNGIGAVCIATGNDWRALEAGAHAYCARDGRYRPMAIWRIEGEALVGVLEIPIQVGTVGGPIRLHPTVQLAHKILRIEGAAELAEVMGAVGLAQNMGALKALATEGIQRGHMSLHARSVAATAGAKPEELDRVVERLIEDGEIKVHRAREILLAMRASGELEAAG, encoded by the coding sequence ATGTTGGAGACTCGCCAGCAGCAACGTGATAGCGAAGTGAAACACCACGATGAGAGCGAGCGGCCCAGCAGCCGCATCGCCGGGTTTTATCGGATGAGCACCCGAGAGCGGGTCGATCTTCTGGTGGAGCGCGGCGTGATCGATGCTCAGGATGCCGCGCTGCTGCGCAGTCACGGTGGCGGACTTGATGCGCAGATGGCCAACCAGATGGTGGAAAATGCCATCGGCGTGTTGGAGCTGCCGCTGGGCCTGGGGCTGAACTTTAAGGTCAACGGTCGGGACTATCTGGTGCCGATGGCCGTGGAAGAGCCGAGCATCATCGCAGCGGTGAGCCATGTGGCCAAGATCGCGCGTGGTGCGGGAGGGTTTGAAGCCCGCGCCGAAGGCAACGTGATGATCGGCCAGGTGCAGGTGGTGGGCTGCGAAGATTGGGAGGCCGCGCGGGCGGCCATCGAAGCGCATCGCGACGAGCTGGTGGCGGCGGCCAATGCGCTTCAGCCCAATATGGCGGCGCGTGGCGGCGGCGTCACCGGTCTGGAGGTGCGCCTGATCGATGAGGGGAATTACCAGCGGATGCTGGTGGTGCACCTGTTCATTGACTGCTGCGATGCGATGGGGGCCAACGCGATCAACTCGGTGGCCGAGGGGATGGCTCCGCGCATCGAGGAGCTCAGCGGCGGTCGCGTCTTTTTGCGCATTCTGAGCAACCTGGCCGATCGGCGCAAAGTACGGGCGAGTTGCCGGATACCCTTTAGCGAGCTGGCCTGGAAGGAGTTCAGCGGACGCGAGGTGGCCGAGGGCATCGTGTTGGCCAGTGAGTTCGCCGAGGTCGACCCCTACCGGGCGGCGACCCACAACAAAGGCATCATGAACGGCATCGGTGCGGTGTGCATCGCGACCGGGAACGACTGGCGCGCGCTGGAGGCCGGGGCCCATGCGTATTGCGCGCGCGACGGTCGCTACCGCCCCATGGCGATCTGGCGCATTGAGGGCGAGGCGCTGGTGGGCGTGTTGGAGATCCCGATTCAGGTGGGCACGGTCGGGGGACCGATTCGCCTGCACCCGACGGTGCAGCTGGCGCACAAGATCCTTCGTATCGAAGGCGCTGCGGAGCTGGCCGAGGTGATGGGGGCGGTGGGACTGGCCCAGAATATGGGGGCGCTCAAGGCGCTGGCGACCGAGGGCATTCAGCGGGGGCATATGTCGCTGCATGCTCGCAGTGTGGCAGCGACCGCCGGAGCCAAACCCGAAGAGCTCGATCGGGTGGTGGAGCGTCTGATTGAGGATGGGGAGATCAAAGTGCATCGCGCCCGCGAGATTCTCCTGGCGATGCGGGCGTCCGGGGAGCTGGAAGCCGCCGGCTGA
- a CDS encoding Rieske (2Fe-2S) protein, translated as MATREELEAQGFEEVCGLDQVGKVMPTRVNVAGRSVLLCWDGERVRAVDELCPHKNRSMAYGVIFDGKIICPHHQYAFDLETGRCDHRAAPVNVYEVVVEEERVWVRS; from the coding sequence GCGAAGAGCTTGAAGCGCAGGGGTTTGAAGAGGTCTGCGGCCTCGACCAGGTTGGCAAGGTCATGCCCACGCGCGTGAACGTGGCCGGCCGCTCGGTGCTCCTGTGTTGGGATGGGGAGCGAGTGCGGGCGGTCGATGAGCTCTGTCCGCATAAGAACCGCTCAATGGCCTACGGGGTGATTTTCGACGGGAAGATCATCTGCCCTCATCATCAATACGCCTTTGATCTGGAGACGGGGCGCTGCGATCACCGCGCGGCGCCTGTGAACGTTTACGAGGTGGTGGTTGAAGAGGAGCGAGTCTGGGTGAGGTCGTAG